One window of Triticum dicoccoides isolate Atlit2015 ecotype Zavitan chromosome 5A, WEW_v2.0, whole genome shotgun sequence genomic DNA carries:
- the LOC119301928 gene encoding dof zinc finger protein MNB1A-like codes for MQEPGRRPFAGAVDLRRPKGYPAPSATAQAEVGAAAAAEGEAHRDPCPRCESRDTKFCYYNNYNTSQPRHYCKSCRRYWTKGGTLRNVPVGGGSRKSSSSSSSSSSSPKRAKNSKRRRVAPAAPPAPEAEPGADASAAVAATTKEAAATEDVTAAEDPAAAPTADGCFAFTAGEPDAPPAKEGCFTLTAGEPDAPPAADGDGGFAFTAGEPDVPPAADRNGGLAFTDHPSVALGLGVADEAGGKELADPSPFEWPSGCDLGSYWVAGVFADTDPALFLSPP; via the coding sequence ATGCAGGAGCCCGGGCGGCGGCCGTTCGCCGGCGCCGTCGACCTGCGCCGGCCCAAGGGCTACCCGGCGCCGTCGGCGACCGCGCAGGCggaggtgggggcggcggcggcggcggagggggagGCGCACCGCGACCCCTGCCCGCGCTGCGAGTCCAGGGACACCAAGTTCTGCTACTACAACAACTACAACACCTCCCAGCCGCGCCACTACTGCAAGTCCTGCCGCCGCTACTGGACCAAGGGCGGCACCCTCCGCAACGTCCCCGTCGGCGGCGGCTCGCGCAagagctcctcctcgtcgtcgtcctcgtcctccAGCCCCAAGCGCGCCAAGAACTCCAAGCGCCGCCGCGTCGCGCCGGCCGCGCCCCCGGCGCCCGAGGCTGAGCCCGGCGCCGACGCCTCAGCCGCCGTCGCCGCGACGACGAAGGAGGCCGCGGCCACCGAGGACGTCACAGCAGCTGAGGATCCCGCCGCAGCCCCTACGGCGGACGGGTGTTTCGCTTTCacagccggcgagcccgacgcgccaCCCGCGAAGGAAGGGTGCTTCACTCTCACGGCCGGCGAGCCTGACGCGCCACCCGCGGCGGACGGAGACGGGGGCTTCGCTTTCACGGCCGGCGAGCCCGACGTGCCACCCGCGGCTGACAGAAACGGGGGCCTGGCTTTCACCGATCACCCGTCGGTGGCGCTCGGGCTCGGCGTGGCGGACGAGGCCGGCGGGAAGGAGCTGGCGGACCCGAGCCCGTTCGAGTGGCCGTCGGGCTGCGACCTGGGGTCCTACTGGGTGGCCGGCGTGTTCGCCGACACCGATCCGGCGCTGTTCCTCAGCCCGCCGTGA